A stretch of DNA from Streptomyces gobiensis:
TAAAGCCCCACACCAGGGCGTCAGCCACCTGGAAGCATGGCCCGCGGTGTCCGCTCGGGTGTACGGCGACACCGCGGTTGGCCGGGTCGGCCAGGTCGGCGACCGGCACGGTGAAGACCCGGGCCGTCTCGCCCGCGTCCACCGCCACCACCGGGGTCGGCTCCCGCCACCAGCCCAGCACGGGGGTGACGACAAAGCCGCTCACCGGGATGTACAGCCGGGGCAGCACGCCGAAGATCTGCACCCCGGCCGGATTGAGCCCGGTCTCCTCCTCGGCCTCCCGCAGGGCGGCCCGCAGCGGGCCCTCCCCCTCCGGGTCCCCGTCCTCGGGGTCGAGGGCACCGCCGGGGAAGGACAGCTGACCGGCGTGTGAGCGCAGGCTGGACGCCCGCTCCAGCAGCAACAGCTCCGGCCCCCGCTCACCCTTCCCGAAAAGCACCAGCACCGCGGACTGCCGGCCGCCGGTGGACGGCGGCAGGAACCGGCTGAGCTGCTCGGGCCGGACGGTCGCGGCCGCCCGGGCCACGGGCCGCAGCCACTCGGGGAGCCCGTCATCGCTGACGGCGACCGTGCGGGCCTGGCGGGCTGTGCTGGGTGTACTGGCTGTACGACCCGAGCTGGGTGTACTTGCCGTACGGCCCGTGCTGGCCGTGCT
This window harbors:
- a CDS encoding NUDIX hydrolase, translating into MRPVARAAATVRPEQLSRFLPPSTGGRQSAVLVLFGKGERGPELLLLERASSLRSHAGQLSFPGGALDPEDGDPEGEGPLRAALREAEEETGLNPAGVQIFGVLPRLYIPVSGFVVTPVLGWWREPTPVVAVDAGETARVFTVPVADLADPANRGVAVHPSGHRGPCFQVADALVWGFTAGVIDRIVHFAGWEQPWNRDRSMPLDWHA